A portion of the Rhodococcus pseudokoreensis genome contains these proteins:
- a CDS encoding LacI family DNA-binding transcriptional regulator, translating to MPVPTPETQPGSAQARAERRPTLVDVAKRAGVSRATASLVIRDAPGPSAASRERVRAAAAELGYRPDVAAQALRRRQSRLLGVMFSAHDPFHADLIESIYAATEDAGYNVVLSAVVPSRDEHRAFDALTASRCAAVILLGASEAGATDFGSQLPVVEIGRPPKGTQFDAVHTADDEGARLAVDHLVSLGHRDIVHIDGGDRPGAAERRAGYLEAMRSHGLEQQARVLPGDYTEQSGSAAARTLVDSGELPTAVVAGNDQCAVGVLDELRRSGVDVPGQVSIVGYDDSRLARLAHVDLTTVRQDAEQLVRLAVTSVVERLDGGRELDPEPRVFSLSPHLVVRGSTAPARLTRTAG from the coding sequence ATGCCGGTACCGACGCCCGAGACGCAGCCCGGTTCGGCGCAGGCCCGCGCCGAACGACGGCCGACGCTGGTCGATGTCGCCAAGCGCGCGGGCGTCTCACGCGCCACCGCGTCGCTGGTCATCCGGGACGCACCGGGCCCGAGCGCCGCATCGCGGGAGCGGGTGCGCGCCGCCGCGGCGGAACTCGGGTACCGCCCCGACGTCGCCGCGCAGGCCCTGCGGCGCAGGCAGAGTCGCCTGCTCGGGGTGATGTTCAGCGCGCACGACCCGTTCCACGCCGACCTGATCGAGAGCATCTACGCCGCCACCGAGGACGCCGGTTACAACGTCGTGCTCAGTGCCGTCGTCCCCAGCCGGGACGAGCATCGCGCGTTCGACGCGCTCACCGCGTCCCGATGCGCGGCGGTGATCCTTCTCGGTGCCAGCGAGGCCGGCGCCACCGACTTCGGCAGTCAACTGCCGGTGGTCGAGATCGGCCGCCCCCCGAAGGGAACGCAGTTCGACGCCGTGCACACCGCGGACGACGAGGGCGCGCGCCTGGCGGTCGATCACCTCGTGTCCCTCGGTCACCGCGACATCGTGCACATCGACGGCGGCGACCGCCCCGGTGCCGCCGAGCGGCGGGCCGGCTACCTCGAAGCGATGCGCTCCCACGGACTCGAACAGCAGGCGCGGGTCCTGCCCGGCGACTACACCGAACAGTCCGGGTCCGCGGCCGCGCGCACCCTCGTCGACAGCGGTGAACTGCCGACCGCCGTGGTCGCGGGCAACGACCAGTGCGCGGTCGGCGTCCTCGACGAACTGCGCCGATCCGGCGTCGACGTCCCCGGGCAGGTCTCGATCGTCGGATACGACGACAGCCGGCTCGCCCGTCTCGCGCACGTCGATCTGACCACCGTCCGCCAGGACGCCGAGCAACTCGTCCGGCTCGCGGTCACCAGCGTCGTCGAACGTCTCGACGGCGGAAGGGAACTCGATCCCGAGCCCCGCGTGTTCTCGCTGTCCCCGCACCTGGTGGTCCGGGGATCCACGGCCCCCGCCCGTCTCACGCGTACTGCCGGCTGA
- a CDS encoding sugar porter family MFS transporter, translating to MRSTTDTPAPTSALPADRPGPHSRRLGLVVVVATFGGLLFGYDTGVINGALAPLKEDLGLSSFTEGFVVSILIIGAAFGALAGGYFSDRYGRRHNILVLAIVFVVGTLGCVVAPSWQVLAVFRFILGLAVGGASATVPVYLAEVAPTERRGGIVCRNEVMVVVGQLAAFVVNAVIFNVWGESVDGIWRLMLLVAVLPAIALFVGMLRMPESPRWLVSRGRENDALAVLRQIRSPERAEAEMDEVRRLAAEEEQTKTAGTIDLGVRWIRRLVLIGAGLGIAQQFTGINSIMYYGTQLLADAGFSASSAIIANTFNGVFSVIGMTIGLLLMNKIDRRKMLIAGFVATTTFHLLVGLSARLLPDGDAKSYLILTFVVLFVFSMQATIGPLVWVILSEIFPLKIRSLAIGVSVFALWIANAVVAWAFPPVVQALGIANTFFAFAVLGVGAIWFVARAVPETRGTSLEELEERFSRQYA from the coding sequence ATGCGCTCAACAACTGACACCCCTGCCCCGACGTCTGCGCTACCGGCGGATCGTCCCGGACCGCACTCGCGGCGCCTCGGCCTCGTGGTCGTCGTCGCGACGTTCGGCGGCCTGCTCTTCGGATACGACACCGGCGTCATCAACGGTGCGCTCGCGCCGCTGAAGGAAGATCTCGGGTTGTCCTCGTTCACCGAGGGTTTCGTGGTGAGCATCCTGATCATCGGCGCTGCCTTCGGAGCCCTTGCCGGGGGGTACTTCTCGGACCGCTACGGACGCCGCCACAACATCCTGGTCCTCGCGATCGTCTTCGTCGTCGGCACCCTCGGGTGTGTGGTGGCCCCGTCGTGGCAGGTCCTCGCCGTGTTCCGGTTCATCCTCGGGTTGGCGGTCGGCGGGGCCTCCGCGACCGTCCCGGTCTACCTCGCCGAGGTCGCCCCGACCGAGCGTCGCGGCGGAATCGTCTGCCGCAACGAGGTGATGGTCGTCGTCGGCCAACTCGCGGCGTTCGTCGTCAACGCTGTCATCTTCAATGTCTGGGGCGAGAGCGTGGACGGCATCTGGCGGCTGATGCTCCTCGTGGCGGTGCTGCCCGCGATCGCGCTGTTCGTCGGCATGCTGCGGATGCCGGAAAGCCCTCGGTGGCTGGTCTCGCGCGGTCGCGAGAACGACGCCCTCGCGGTGCTGCGGCAGATCCGGTCTCCCGAGCGGGCCGAGGCCGAGATGGACGAAGTCCGCAGGCTCGCCGCCGAGGAGGAGCAGACGAAGACCGCGGGCACCATCGATCTGGGGGTGCGCTGGATCCGCCGGCTCGTCCTGATCGGTGCGGGTCTGGGTATCGCCCAGCAGTTCACCGGCATCAACTCGATCATGTACTACGGCACGCAGTTGCTCGCCGACGCCGGGTTCTCCGCCAGTTCGGCGATCATCGCCAACACGTTCAACGGGGTGTTCAGCGTGATCGGCATGACCATCGGCCTGCTGCTGATGAACAAGATCGACCGCCGGAAGATGCTGATCGCCGGTTTCGTCGCCACGACGACTTTCCATCTGCTGGTCGGCCTCTCGGCGCGATTGCTGCCCGACGGTGACGCCAAGTCGTACCTGATCCTCACGTTCGTCGTGCTGTTCGTGTTCTCGATGCAGGCCACGATCGGCCCGCTGGTGTGGGTCATCCTGTCCGAGATCTTCCCGCTGAAGATCAGGAGTCTGGCCATCGGTGTCAGCGTGTTCGCGCTGTGGATCGCCAATGCCGTGGTGGCGTGGGCATTTCCGCCGGTCGTGCAGGCGCTGGGCATCGCCAACACCTTCTTCGCATTCGCGGTCTTGGGGGTCGGCGCGATCTGGTTCGTGGCCCGCGCGGTTCCCGAAACCCGCGGCACGTCCCTCGAGGAACTCGAGGAACGGTTCAGCCGGCAGTACGCGTGA
- the mmsB gene encoding 3-hydroxyisobutyrate dehydrogenase codes for MERRQPQGVQMSKIAFLGLGNMGLGMATNLTRAGHTVVGFDPSPAAAEKAKAHGIAFADSAVAASEEADVIITMLPSGKHVLDVYADLVPAARAGTLFLDCSTIDVADARAAAELAVTAGHRAVDAPVSGGTVGADGGTLTFMVGGPADAVDQAATFLDAMGSRIVRCGDAGAGQAAKICNNMILGISMIAVSEAFALGAKLGLTDQALFDVSSTASGQCWALTTNCPVPGPVPTSPANRDYAGGFGSALMLKDLRLAQAAATDNGVDTSLGRRATELYEQFVAQDGPGRDFSAIVTAIRSGAFDAQA; via the coding sequence GTGGAACGTCGGCAACCACAAGGAGTACAGATGAGCAAGATCGCTTTCCTCGGGCTCGGAAACATGGGCCTGGGAATGGCCACGAATCTGACACGAGCCGGCCACACGGTCGTCGGATTCGATCCCTCCCCGGCGGCCGCGGAGAAGGCGAAAGCACACGGAATCGCCTTCGCTGACAGTGCTGTCGCCGCCTCCGAGGAGGCCGACGTGATCATCACGATGCTGCCCAGCGGCAAGCACGTGCTCGACGTCTACGCCGACCTGGTCCCGGCTGCGCGGGCGGGAACCCTGTTCCTCGACTGCTCGACGATCGACGTCGCCGACGCGCGGGCGGCCGCCGAACTCGCCGTCACCGCCGGGCACCGTGCAGTGGACGCCCCCGTCTCCGGCGGCACCGTCGGTGCGGACGGCGGAACCCTCACATTCATGGTCGGCGGTCCGGCCGACGCGGTGGACCAGGCTGCCACGTTCCTCGATGCCATGGGGTCCCGCATCGTCCGATGCGGCGACGCCGGCGCCGGACAGGCCGCGAAGATCTGCAACAACATGATCCTGGGAATCTCCATGATCGCCGTCAGCGAGGCTTTCGCGCTGGGCGCCAAGCTGGGCCTGACCGACCAGGCACTGTTCGACGTCTCGTCGACCGCGTCCGGTCAGTGCTGGGCGCTGACGACCAACTGCCCGGTCCCCGGTCCGGTTCCGACCAGCCCCGCCAACCGCGACTACGCCGGCGGATTCGGGAGTGCGTTGATGCTCAAGGATCTTCGCCTCGCGCAGGCCGCCGCCACCGACAACGGGGTGGACACCTCGCTCGGACGGCGCGCAACCGAACTGTACGAACAGTTCGTCGCGCAGGACGGCCCGGGCCGCGACTTCTCCGCGATCGTGACGGCGATCCGTTCCGGCGCCTTCGACGCGCAAGCATAA
- a CDS encoding adenylate kinase yields MRIILTGPPGAGKGTQAQSLSSELQIPHISTGDLFRSNIAQGTELGLRAKSFLDAGELVPDDVTIGMVVERLTDGDTTAGFILDGFPRTVAQAIALDEVLAEQLIQINAVLDFSIADDAVVGRMLARGRADDTEDVIRRRLRVYHDETRPLLDYYSALLLTVDADGEVDDVYAHAIDALSERGRVAPTP; encoded by the coding sequence GTGCGCATCATTCTGACAGGACCGCCCGGAGCGGGTAAAGGAACTCAGGCGCAGTCGCTTTCGTCGGAACTGCAGATCCCCCACATCTCGACCGGCGATCTGTTCCGCAGCAATATCGCGCAGGGCACGGAACTGGGCCTGCGAGCGAAGTCGTTCCTCGATGCAGGCGAACTGGTGCCGGACGACGTCACGATCGGCATGGTGGTGGAGCGACTCACTGACGGCGACACGACCGCCGGGTTCATTCTGGACGGCTTCCCCCGCACCGTGGCTCAGGCAATCGCCCTCGACGAAGTCCTGGCCGAGCAGCTGATCCAGATCAACGCTGTTCTCGACTTTTCGATCGCGGACGATGCGGTCGTCGGGCGGATGCTGGCCCGCGGACGCGCCGACGACACCGAGGACGTCATCCGTCGACGTCTGCGGGTCTATCACGACGAGACCCGCCCGCTGCTCGACTACTACTCGGCACTGCTGCTGACGGTCGATGCGGACGGGGAGGTCGACGACGTCTACGCCCACGCGATCGACGCGCTGTCCGAGCGCGGACGTGTCGCGCCCACTCCCTAG
- a CDS encoding aldehyde dehydrogenase family protein — translation MTSTQPTLADLAIPEARDYPMFVDGGWVEARSGEWTDVTTPVLREHVIGRVPSSSTEDVDRAVRAANKAFPQWRSQHFTARARILAKIADAIDARSEELARLTALDTGNALRTQARPEVATLANLFRYFAGVAGEIKGTVLPAGDDQLQYSRQEPLGVIGAILPWNSPLMIAGFKIPAALVAGNTVVVKAAEAAPLSVLLLAEICAEYLPAGVLNVITGSGRVAGEALVQHPDVHKVSFTGSTEVGRHVAREAGGRLAHVSLELGGKNPSIVFPDVDVDDDFINQLLLSTRVHRQGQSCTAGSRLFLHQDIYDQVLDRLVTTLAGLKVGNPLDEATDMGAIINDKQFASVNGFLEDGLSSTKVSTVLDGSPDTIGNTDGYYMGPTVFSGADNTWRLSREEIFGPALVAIPWNDHADVISMANDSHYGLAAYVWTHNLDLALSTAHALETGWVQVNQGGGQMVGQSYGGYKQSGLGREVSLEGMIAGFTQTKQVNVRLRTL, via the coding sequence ATGACCTCCACTCAGCCCACACTCGCCGATCTCGCGATTCCCGAAGCGCGCGACTACCCCATGTTCGTCGACGGTGGTTGGGTCGAAGCCCGCTCCGGCGAATGGACGGACGTGACGACCCCGGTCCTGCGGGAGCACGTGATCGGCCGGGTCCCGTCGTCGAGCACGGAGGATGTCGATCGGGCGGTCCGCGCGGCGAACAAGGCGTTCCCGCAGTGGCGTTCCCAGCACTTCACCGCGCGCGCCCGGATCCTGGCGAAGATCGCCGACGCCATCGACGCCCGCTCCGAGGAACTCGCACGCCTCACCGCCCTCGACACCGGCAACGCGCTGCGCACCCAGGCCCGCCCCGAGGTCGCCACCCTGGCGAACCTGTTCCGCTACTTCGCCGGCGTCGCGGGTGAGATCAAGGGCACCGTGCTGCCTGCAGGCGACGACCAGCTGCAGTACTCCCGGCAGGAGCCGCTCGGTGTCATCGGCGCCATCCTGCCCTGGAACTCCCCGCTGATGATCGCCGGCTTCAAGATCCCCGCGGCCCTCGTCGCCGGCAACACCGTCGTTGTCAAGGCCGCCGAAGCCGCACCGCTCAGCGTCCTGCTGCTCGCCGAGATCTGCGCCGAATACCTGCCCGCCGGTGTCCTCAACGTCATCACCGGTTCCGGCCGGGTGGCCGGTGAGGCGCTCGTGCAGCACCCGGACGTTCACAAGGTCTCGTTCACCGGTTCCACCGAGGTCGGCCGCCACGTGGCCCGCGAAGCCGGCGGCCGCCTGGCCCACGTCTCCCTCGAACTCGGCGGCAAGAACCCCTCCATCGTGTTCCCCGACGTCGACGTCGACGACGACTTCATCAACCAGCTGCTGCTCTCCACCCGCGTGCACCGGCAGGGCCAGAGCTGCACCGCCGGCTCCCGCCTGTTCCTTCACCAGGACATCTACGACCAGGTCCTCGACCGACTCGTCACCACCCTCGCCGGCCTGAAAGTCGGTAACCCGCTGGACGAGGCGACGGACATGGGCGCCATCATCAACGACAAGCAGTTCGCGTCGGTGAACGGATTCCTCGAGGACGGCCTGAGCTCGACCAAGGTCTCCACCGTCCTCGACGGCTCCCCCGACACGATCGGCAACACCGACGGCTACTACATGGGCCCGACCGTGTTCTCCGGCGCCGACAACACCTGGCGCCTGTCGCGGGAAGAGATCTTCGGACCCGCCCTGGTCGCGATCCCGTGGAACGACCACGCCGACGTCATCTCGATGGCCAACGACTCGCACTACGGCCTGGCCGCGTACGTGTGGACGCACAACCTCGACCTGGCCCTGTCCACGGCCCACGCGCTCGAAACCGGGTGGGTGCAGGTCAACCAGGGTGGCGGCCAGATGGTCGGCCAGTCGTACGGCGGATACAAGCAGAGCGGCCTCGGCCGCGAGGTGTCCCTCGAGGGCATGATCGCCGGATTCACCCAGACCAAGCAGGTCAACGTGCGCCTGCGCACACTCTGA
- a CDS encoding CaiB/BaiF CoA transferase family protein: MTVGPLNDILVLDVSRALAGPIAAMMLGDLGARVIKVEAPGTGDDSRTWGPPFVGPQDDPQSSYFMSANRNKESIVLDLKSEHGKDALRRLIRQADVLIENLRPGAFDRLGFSPEVLEELNSRLITLSITGFGHDGPEGSRAGYDQIAQGEAGLMSVTGDPDGEPTRIGVPVADVLAGVHGTAGVSAALAAREKTGKGMVVRTSLLAAAVSAHTFQGTKWTVGGQVAQRSGNHHPQIAPYGSFRCGDGYVQIAVGSEAIWAKFAPVAGLSATDPRFAVNRDRVAARDALIAAIEADFAGRTRVDVLAALEAAGVPAGSIRTIDEVYEWEQTRSQGLLLEVEHPVVGPVQLPGPSLRMETAGGDSLVRTEHAAPPVLGQHTEQILDWLDAVDAADPLDTRVPAQA; the protein is encoded by the coding sequence ATGACTGTCGGACCTCTCAACGACATTCTCGTGCTCGACGTTTCGCGGGCACTGGCCGGACCGATCGCCGCGATGATGCTCGGCGACCTCGGCGCCCGCGTCATCAAGGTCGAAGCGCCGGGCACCGGCGACGACTCCCGCACCTGGGGGCCGCCGTTCGTCGGGCCGCAGGACGACCCGCAGTCGTCGTACTTCATGTCGGCGAACCGGAACAAGGAATCGATCGTGCTGGATCTGAAATCCGAGCACGGCAAGGACGCGCTGCGTCGTCTCATCCGGCAGGCGGACGTGCTGATCGAGAACCTCCGGCCGGGCGCCTTCGATCGCCTCGGGTTTTCGCCGGAGGTGCTCGAGGAACTCAACTCGCGGCTGATCACGTTGTCGATCACCGGGTTCGGGCACGACGGTCCGGAAGGATCGCGTGCGGGCTACGACCAAATCGCCCAGGGCGAGGCCGGACTCATGTCGGTGACCGGTGACCCCGACGGGGAACCGACGCGGATCGGAGTCCCCGTGGCGGACGTCCTCGCCGGTGTCCACGGGACTGCCGGGGTGTCAGCGGCGCTGGCGGCCCGGGAGAAGACCGGCAAGGGCATGGTGGTCCGGACGTCGCTGTTGGCCGCGGCCGTCAGTGCGCACACCTTTCAGGGCACGAAGTGGACCGTCGGCGGTCAGGTCGCGCAGCGGTCCGGCAACCACCATCCGCAGATCGCCCCGTACGGCAGCTTTCGCTGTGGTGATGGTTATGTGCAGATCGCGGTCGGCAGCGAGGCGATCTGGGCGAAGTTCGCCCCGGTGGCCGGGTTGTCGGCCACCGATCCGCGGTTCGCGGTCAACCGTGACCGGGTCGCGGCCCGCGACGCACTGATCGCCGCCATCGAGGCCGACTTCGCCGGCCGCACTCGGGTCGATGTGCTCGCCGCGCTCGAGGCCGCGGGTGTTCCCGCGGGATCGATCCGGACGATCGACGAGGTCTACGAGTGGGAGCAGACCCGCAGCCAGGGACTGCTGCTCGAGGTCGAGCACCCGGTGGTGGGACCTGTGCAGTTGCCCGGCCCGTCCCTGCGGATGGAAACGGCAGGCGGCGACTCGCTGGTGCGCACCGAGCATGCCGCACCACCGGTGCTCGGACAGCACACCGAACAGATCCTCGACTGGCTCGACGCGGTGGACGCCGCCGATCCGCTCGACACCAGGGTGCCCGCGCAGGCGTGA
- a CDS encoding LysR family transcriptional regulator yields MIDVRNIRSDDLRYLLAVARTGRRQSAALDLGVDHTTVSRRVRALEKALGVRLLQRSADGWELTDVGRSIAEKAQRIEEAVQEAADVVLGISENPLRGTVRITAPDGFGSLFVAPALAKLRMNHPHLVVELVTDTRQLNLYQSGFDLAVAVGTPITSRLVSERVCQYSLGLYGSEQYFRDHGEPGSIEELTTHPLVFFVDSLLQVGDLDLNRHLPGVAAKFMSTNIFAHVAATRCGGGIGLLPAFMADQHADLRRILPDTVDVRLAFSLAARRESLTNPAVQAVRQAIQEEALSRREELVPTR; encoded by the coding sequence GTGATCGACGTACGCAATATTCGCTCGGACGATCTGCGGTACCTGCTCGCCGTGGCGCGCACCGGTCGCCGCCAATCCGCGGCGTTGGACCTGGGTGTCGATCACACCACCGTCTCGAGGCGCGTGCGCGCGCTCGAGAAGGCCCTCGGTGTCCGCCTGCTGCAACGCAGTGCCGACGGTTGGGAGTTGACCGATGTCGGCCGATCGATCGCGGAAAAGGCGCAACGAATCGAGGAAGCCGTTCAGGAAGCGGCCGACGTGGTCCTCGGCATCAGCGAGAATCCGCTGCGGGGAACGGTCCGGATCACCGCCCCGGACGGGTTCGGCTCGTTGTTCGTTGCTCCGGCGCTGGCCAAGCTGAGAATGAATCATCCGCATCTCGTCGTCGAATTAGTCACCGATACACGGCAACTCAATCTCTATCAATCAGGGTTCGACCTGGCCGTCGCGGTGGGGACGCCGATCACCAGTCGGCTGGTCTCCGAACGCGTGTGCCAGTACTCGCTCGGGTTGTACGGCAGCGAACAGTACTTCCGCGACCACGGTGAACCCGGCAGCATCGAGGAGCTGACGACGCACCCGCTGGTCTTCTTCGTCGACTCCCTGCTGCAGGTCGGGGACCTCGACTTGAACCGTCATCTGCCCGGAGTCGCGGCAAAATTCATGTCCACCAACATCTTCGCTCACGTCGCGGCCACCCGGTGCGGCGGCGGCATCGGACTGCTGCCGGCGTTCATGGCCGACCAGCACGCCGATCTGCGCCGGATCCTGCCCGACACCGTCGACGTCCGACTCGCCTTCTCCCTGGCCGCTCGCCGCGAAAGCCTGACCAATCCTGCGGTACAGGCTGTGCGGCAAGCGATCCAGGAAGAGGCTCTCAGTCGTCGAGAAGAACTGGTCCCCACCAGGTAG
- a CDS encoding MarR family winged helix-turn-helix transcriptional regulator, whose protein sequence is MATTQPPHPAPATALIAAVLQTQKLITNHLNSALRPLGLSFARYEVLAMMVAENGPLPMVRIVRALDRHPTTIGTLVDGLEDAGLCVRAINRSDRRSTLVTVTDKGLEVGASASRALDGVALADPQDMHRLHEGLQLLLAATRRASTAAAELSEGRP, encoded by the coding sequence GTGGCCACTACGCAACCACCCCACCCGGCGCCGGCCACGGCGCTGATCGCCGCCGTCCTGCAGACGCAGAAGCTGATCACCAACCACCTCAACTCCGCGTTGCGCCCACTCGGCCTGTCGTTCGCCCGGTACGAGGTTCTGGCCATGATGGTCGCCGAGAACGGCCCACTGCCCATGGTGCGGATCGTCCGTGCCCTGGACCGGCACCCGACCACCATCGGAACGCTCGTCGACGGCCTCGAAGACGCAGGGCTGTGTGTGCGGGCGATCAATCGCTCCGACCGTCGCTCGACCCTGGTCACGGTCACCGACAAGGGCCTCGAGGTCGGGGCGTCGGCGAGCCGAGCCCTCGACGGCGTCGCGCTCGCGGACCCGCAGGACATGCACCGCCTGCACGAGGGTCTGCAACTGTTACTCGCCGCAACCCGGCGGGCATCGACCGCGGCCGCCGAACTGTCGGAGGGCCGGCCGTGA
- a CDS encoding isobutyryl-CoA dehydrogenase, whose translation MFTLTDDERAISDTARDFAAEHLAPHAVEWDQTKHFPVDVLRKAASLGMGGIYIREDVGGSELTRVDAARIFEQLAKGCPSIAAYISIHNMVTWMIDKFGTDEQRHTWVPGLCAMDQLGSYCLTEPGAGSDAAALSTRAVRDGDDYVLNGVKQFISGAGTSEVYVVMARTGESGPRGISAFIVPKDSAGLSFGPNEVKMGWNAQPTRQVIFEDVRVPAGNLLGAEGGGFRIAMAGLNGGRLNIAACSVGGAQTALDKAVAYLADRKAFGSSLLESQALQFQLADMRTELEAARTLLWRAAAALEEGAPDVVELCAMAKRFATDTGFEVANKALQLHGGYGYLAEYGIEKIVRDLRVHQILEGSNEIMRVVIARSIVAGHGKQGAA comes from the coding sequence ATGTTCACCTTGACCGATGACGAGCGGGCGATCAGTGACACGGCCCGTGATTTCGCGGCCGAACATCTGGCGCCGCATGCTGTGGAGTGGGATCAGACCAAGCATTTCCCGGTGGATGTGCTGCGGAAGGCGGCCTCGCTGGGGATGGGCGGGATCTACATCCGCGAGGATGTGGGCGGCTCCGAGCTGACCCGGGTGGATGCGGCCCGGATCTTCGAGCAGTTGGCGAAGGGCTGCCCGTCGATCGCCGCCTACATTTCCATCCACAACATGGTGACCTGGATGATCGACAAGTTCGGCACCGACGAGCAGCGGCACACCTGGGTGCCGGGTTTGTGTGCGATGGATCAGCTGGGCAGCTACTGCCTGACCGAACCCGGTGCCGGCTCGGATGCGGCGGCGTTGAGCACCAGGGCGGTCCGCGACGGCGACGACTACGTTTTGAACGGGGTCAAGCAGTTCATCTCCGGGGCCGGCACGTCGGAGGTGTATGTGGTGATGGCCCGCACCGGCGAGAGCGGGCCGCGCGGCATTTCGGCGTTCATCGTGCCGAAGGATTCGGCGGGGCTGTCGTTCGGGCCGAACGAGGTGAAGATGGGCTGGAATGCCCAGCCGACCCGGCAGGTGATCTTCGAGGACGTGCGGGTGCCGGCGGGCAACCTCCTCGGTGCGGAGGGCGGCGGGTTCCGGATCGCGATGGCCGGCCTGAACGGGGGCCGGTTGAACATCGCCGCCTGCTCGGTCGGCGGCGCGCAGACCGCCCTGGACAAGGCCGTCGCGTATCTGGCGGACCGCAAGGCGTTCGGGTCCTCGTTGCTCGAGTCGCAGGCGTTGCAGTTCCAGCTCGCGGACATGCGCACCGAACTCGAGGCCGCCCGCACCCTGCTGTGGCGGGCCGCGGCCGCGCTGGAGGAGGGCGCCCCGGACGTGGTGGAGTTGTGTGCGATGGCGAAGCGGTTCGCCACCGACACCGGGTTCGAGGTCGCGAACAAGGCGCTGCAGTTGCACGGCGGGTACGGCTATCTTGCCGAGTACGGGATCGAGAAGATCGTCCGCGACCTGCGGGTGCATCAGATCCTCGAGGGCAGCAACGAGATCATGCGGGTGGTCATCGCCCGCAGCATCGTGGCGGGACACGGGAAGCAGGGAGCGGCATGA
- a CDS encoding enoyl-CoA hydratase/isomerase family protein, with the protein MTDAATAEPEVLIGKHGGVGRIVLNRPKAINALNHTMVARIAPALAEWAGDDEVRAVLITGAGERGLCAGGDIVSIYHDAKEGGTGSREFWRDEYLLNAAIANYPKPYVAIMDGIVMGGGVGVSAHGSVRVVTERSMIGMPETGIGFVPDVGGTYLLARTPGELGTHIALTTARLSAGDAIACGFADHYIPSGKIDAFVEALATSSVEEALAACTEPAPESDLLAQQDWIDAAYSADSVAEIVARLQASGVPEAAKAAEQVLAKSPTACAVTLASLRRARVAGSLEEVLNEEFRVSVACLGSADLVEGIRAQVVDKDRNPHWSPATIDEVTDATVATFFAPLGDLELGLTAPTTTGDQQ; encoded by the coding sequence ATGACAGACGCGGCAACAGCAGAGCCGGAAGTTCTGATCGGCAAGCACGGTGGTGTGGGCCGGATCGTGCTGAACCGGCCGAAGGCGATCAACGCCCTCAACCACACCATGGTGGCGCGGATCGCCCCGGCGCTGGCGGAGTGGGCCGGGGACGACGAGGTGCGGGCGGTGCTGATCACCGGCGCCGGGGAACGCGGCCTGTGCGCCGGCGGGGACATCGTCTCGATCTACCACGACGCCAAGGAAGGGGGTACCGGGTCGCGGGAGTTCTGGCGCGACGAGTACCTCCTCAACGCCGCGATCGCGAACTACCCGAAGCCGTATGTGGCGATCATGGACGGCATCGTGATGGGCGGCGGGGTCGGGGTGTCGGCACACGGCAGTGTGCGGGTCGTGACCGAGCGGTCGATGATCGGGATGCCCGAGACCGGGATCGGGTTCGTCCCCGACGTCGGCGGCACCTACCTGCTGGCCCGTACCCCGGGGGAGCTGGGCACCCACATCGCGCTCACCACGGCACGGCTCAGTGCGGGGGATGCGATCGCGTGCGGGTTCGCCGACCACTACATCCCCTCCGGGAAAATCGACGCGTTCGTCGAGGCCCTGGCGACTTCGTCGGTGGAGGAGGCGTTGGCCGCGTGCACCGAACCGGCCCCCGAATCGGACCTGCTGGCGCAGCAGGACTGGATCGACGCCGCGTACTCCGCGGACAGCGTCGCCGAGATCGTGGCCCGGCTGCAGGCCAGCGGGGTGCCGGAAGCGGCGAAGGCGGCCGAGCAGGTGCTGGCGAAGTCACCGACCGCGTGCGCGGTCACGTTGGCGTCGCTGCGCCGGGCCCGGGTCGCGGGCAGCCTCGAGGAGGTCCTGAACGAGGAGTTCCGGGTGTCCGTCGCCTGTTTGGGTTCGGCCGATCTGGTCGAGGGGATCCGGGCGCAGGTCGTCGACAAGGACCGCAACCCGCACTGGTCACCCGCGACGATCGACGAGGTGACCGACGCCACCGTCGCCACGTTCTTCGCACCCCTCGGCGACCTCGAACTCGGCCTCACGGCCCCTACGACAACCGGAGATCAGCAGTGA